In the genome of Bacteroidetes Order II. bacterium, one region contains:
- a CDS encoding Na(+)-translocating NADH-quinone reductase subunit A, translating into MPSNGTINLRRGFDIKLEGAASKTLTDLAISAIVAVQPPDFPHIIPKLVVKPGDEVQAGAPLFHDKDHPELFFTAPVSGEVVEIVRGEKRRILEVRILADKKAASRAFQPINPSTLSRDQVVNRLLDSGAWVFIRQRPYSLIARPHESPKAIFVSGFDSAPLAPDLGFILEQSGSLFQTGLDALAKLTDGKVHLGLPVNASSVLQQAQGVTKTVFNGPHPAGNVGVQIHHVDPINPQEVVWYVHAQDVVNMGRLFAEGVYRPERIVALTGSEATERGYFRTVQGVHLKDLLANRVKTDQVRLIQGHVLTGQKTSQDAFLSAYTHQITAIPEGDHYEFLGWLTPGFDKLSLSRTFFSWLNKNKSYRLDTNLHGEERAFVVTGQYEQVLPMDILPTYLLKAILANDLEKMEQLGIYEVSEEDFALCEFVCTSKINVQKIISDGLEMIRKEG; encoded by the coding sequence ATGCCTTCTAACGGAACGATAAACCTCCGACGTGGATTTGATATTAAGTTGGAGGGAGCAGCATCCAAAACCCTGACCGATCTGGCCATCTCGGCTATTGTGGCCGTTCAACCGCCCGACTTTCCGCACATAATCCCCAAATTGGTGGTGAAACCCGGAGACGAAGTCCAAGCTGGTGCACCACTTTTCCACGACAAAGACCATCCGGAATTATTTTTTACCGCACCCGTGAGTGGCGAAGTGGTAGAAATAGTACGGGGAGAAAAACGGCGGATTTTGGAAGTGCGCATTCTTGCGGATAAAAAAGCGGCCTCCCGTGCCTTTCAACCCATTAACCCCTCTACCCTCTCGCGAGATCAGGTGGTGAACCGCTTGTTAGACAGTGGTGCATGGGTCTTTATTCGTCAACGGCCCTATTCGCTGATTGCCCGCCCGCATGAAAGTCCGAAGGCCATTTTTGTTTCGGGATTTGATTCTGCACCGCTTGCCCCAGACCTTGGCTTCATCTTGGAGCAGTCCGGAAGCCTCTTTCAAACAGGGTTGGACGCACTCGCCAAACTGACGGATGGTAAGGTTCATCTGGGTCTTCCCGTCAATGCCTCTTCTGTTCTACAGCAAGCACAAGGAGTTACAAAAACCGTATTTAATGGCCCCCATCCTGCTGGTAATGTAGGGGTGCAAATCCATCATGTAGATCCGATCAACCCGCAAGAAGTGGTTTGGTATGTCCATGCGCAAGATGTGGTAAATATGGGTAGGCTCTTTGCCGAAGGGGTGTATCGTCCGGAGCGAATAGTGGCTCTTACGGGTTCTGAGGCCACCGAGCGCGGTTACTTCCGTACCGTACAAGGGGTTCATCTGAAAGACTTACTGGCCAATCGGGTAAAAACGGATCAAGTCCGTTTGATTCAAGGCCATGTACTGACGGGGCAAAAGACGTCGCAAGATGCTTTTCTCTCGGCATATACCCATCAAATAACCGCAATTCCGGAAGGCGACCACTATGAATTCCTCGGTTGGCTTACGCCTGGCTTCGACAAACTAAGTCTATCCCGAACCTTCTTTTCTTGGCTGAATAAGAACAAATCCTATCGGTTAGATACCAATTTACATGGTGAAGAACGCGCCTTTGTGGTAACGGGGCAATATGAACAAGTGTTGCCGATGGATATCCTTCCCACCTACTTACTCAAGGCCATCTTGGCCAACGATTTGGAAAAAATGGAGCAACTGGGCATTTATGAAGTCTCGGAAGAAGACTTTGCTCTTTGCGAATTTGTTTGTACCTCCAAAATAAACGTTCAGAAAATCATCTCGGACGGCTTGGAAATGATTCGCAAAGAAGGCTAA